The Cytophagales bacterium sequence TTGCAAGGTCATCTAACAAAAAATAATATAAGAACGCTAATACATTATCCGGTTCCGCCATATCTACAGAAAGCATATAATGACCTCGGTTACAGCAAAGGGGATTTTCCTATAACGGAAGTTATTGCTGAGACGTGTTTGAGTTTGCCTGTTTATCCGGGGCTTAAGGATGAAGAGGTTGTTATGGTA is a genomic window containing:
- a CDS encoding aminotransferase, yielding LQGHLTKNNIRTLIHYPVPPYLQKAYNDLGYSKGDFPITEVIAETCLSLPVYPGLKDEEVVMVCDVIKEFFH